The following are encoded in a window of Geotrypetes seraphini chromosome 5, aGeoSer1.1, whole genome shotgun sequence genomic DNA:
- the LOC117361416 gene encoding uncharacterized protein LOC117361416, translated as MSVPDTSRTPVREVASTSVAAAPRTSVSFPDPRHPVHLPPDICVWVCGHSLIFWAHKHAQESRWGNNLELVEHGIRLRWLGIRGMYWDQLLPTLHQASCFSAPVLILIHLGGNDLCKVKGVHLIRQMKSDLLFVACTFPRARMVWSHILPRRCWRDAHKPAAVERLPKRVNAEISKFVSMLGGLVLVHDLISVDCPGLFRPDGVHLSVIGLNIFLSVLQDLIGSCFGR; from the exons ATGTCTGTCCCAGACACCAGCAGGACTCCGGTGAGAGAAGTTGCCAGTACCAGTGTTGCAGCGGCACCGCGGACATCTG TTTCTTTTCCAGATCCCAGGCATCCTGTTCATCTGCCTCCTGATATATGCGTCTGGGTTTGTGGACACTCGCTCATATTTTGGGCGCATAAGCATGCTCAAGAATCCCGTTGGGGGAATAATCTGGAACTGGTGGAACATGGGATTCGGCTACGCTGGTTGGGTATTCGAGGCATGTATTGGGACCAGCTGTTGCCTACTTTACATCAAGCCAGTTGTTTTTCTGCACCTGTACttattttgattcatttgggAGGCAATGATTTATGCAAAGTAAAAGGGGTCCATTTAATACGACAGATGAAAAGTGATTTATTGTTTGTGGCCTGTACATTTCCTAGGGCCCGCATGGTTTGGTCTCATATCCTCCCGCGGCGTTGCTGGAGGGATGCTCACAAACCTGCCGCCGTAGAGCGGCTTCCCAAGAGGGTGAATGCTGAGATTTCAAAATTTGTTTCAATGTTGGGGGGGTTAGTTTTGGTGCATGATCTCATTTCTGTTGATTGTCCGGGTTTATTTCGCCCGGATGGGGTTCATTTATCTGTTATTGGGCTGAACATTTTCCTGAGTGTCCTTCAGGATTTGATTGGGAGTTGTTTCGGCAGATAG